One window of Mycoplasmopsis gallopavonis genomic DNA carries:
- a CDS encoding IS3 family transposase: MLIFYIFKGEKMGKHFTEEQEKEIYNTFFQLGKKDAIELMYKYGAKAKDKYVKARLRRILKHYNFNMNKKPRKPGTGRSRKAKEQDINWDIFTREDLIEIAKRYREITKDKFKTEKVQEASHINMASYKLAILLYLCRQTISKHKRNNFAPRIKSRKIKYQDLIIDSFKQNRSKYGRQKLKYFILKHYKIDINERTLGRYMNALGLFCNVRKRKKLKEVKNTSVIKENIVNRDYNDVYNRNIYATDVTYLPATKDAINNNVYLSVVIKHKTKEIISFSLSKFNDSKLIYKTFENVDFEKSFILHSDHCSTYTSDDFSRFIQNKGGIISLSKVGNSLDNRVVEYWFSNLKTELIRDLNIKAMTLSELEKVISNYVHWYNKFRIQSCLNWKTPYEYSMGLSNLINC, translated from the coding sequence ATGTTAATTTTTTATATTTTTAAAGGAGAAAAAATGGGAAAACATTTTACAGAAGAACAAGAAAAAGAAATTTATAATACATTTTTTCAATTAGGTAAAAAGGATGCGATTGAACTGATGTATAAATATGGTGCAAAAGCAAAAGATAAATATGTGAAAGCGAGATTACGAAGAATATTAAAACATTATAATTTTAATATGAATAAAAAACCAAGAAAGCCTGGAACCGGTAGGTCAAGAAAAGCGAAAGAACAAGATATAAATTGAGACATTTTTACACGAGAAGATTTAATTGAAATTGCAAAAAGATATAGAGAAATTACAAAAGATAAATTTAAAACAGAAAAAGTTCAAGAGGCATCACATATTAATATGGCTTCGTATAAACTTGCTATTTTGTTGTATCTTTGTAGACAAACAATATCCAAACATAAAAGAAATAATTTTGCTCCTAGAATTAAATCCAGAAAAATAAAGTACCAAGACTTGATTATTGATTCATTTAAACAAAATAGATCTAAATATGGTAGACAAAAATTAAAATATTTTATCTTAAAGCACTATAAAATAGACATAAACGAAAGAACTCTGGGAAGATATATGAATGCCTTAGGTTTATTTTGCAATGTCAGAAAAAGAAAAAAACTAAAAGAAGTAAAGAATACATCTGTCATAAAAGAAAACATTGTTAATAGAGATTATAATGATGTATATAACAGAAATATATATGCTACTGATGTAACATATCTTCCAGCGACAAAAGATGCAATAAACAATAATGTTTATCTTTCAGTAGTAATTAAACATAAAACTAAAGAAATAATTAGTTTTTCTCTTTCTAAATTTAATGATTCCAAATTAATTTACAAAACATTTGAAAATGTTGATTTTGAAAAAAGTTTTATATTACATTCAGATCATTGCTCAACTTATACATCTGATGATTTTTCTCGTTTTATTCAAAATAAAGGTGGAATAATTTCACTTTCAAAAGTAGGAAATAGTTTAGATAATAGAGTTGTGGAATATTGATTTTCAAATTTAAAAACTGAATTAATTAGAGATTTAAATATCAAAGCTATGACTTTGAGTGAACTAGAAAAAGTGATATCTAATTATGTTCATTGATACAATAAATTTAGAATTCAATCATGTTTGAATTGAAAAACCCCATACGAATATAGTATGGGGCTATCCAATTTGATAAATTGTTAA
- a CDS encoding IS3 family transposase — protein sequence MDTSIFRVFIYLGGIMRQLKAHEWLELFGSYEDYKNNLISKNDFELKYYSIRGFSFFDRKFNEAKKYFVFKYNRYNLGMINIESQTGKSSKKGKGSGRPKRQKITPIEIVKKEWEKMPKEQLIEILEIYKDSFDRNNIEVDISKIKKSSLSTRKLGLCFNKSKSTIHNLKTKEQQTRKKSVNTKYDELIIKSFKKNKGLFGRKRLESYIRTKFQIDLNYRTIGRAMRRLNLFCLIRRKKIDREQKNTNVKFIDLVNRDYHGETNQIIATDVTYISAPKDCLNNFVFLSVAIDHKSKFVVNYNLSKRNDLELVMEHMSKIKMDKKWIAHSDHGFQYSSKTYVDLIQKNNGVVSMGRVGNSLDNREAEYFFSILKSECLKLIDITKINFNELKSLIDDFVFWYNNERIQSVLNWKTPQECWGVLVN from the coding sequence ATGGACACATCCATATTTCGTGTTTTTATATATTTAGGAGGTATTATGAGACAATTAAAGGCACATGAATGATTAGAACTATTCGGTAGCTATGAAGATTACAAAAATAATTTGATATCAAAAAATGATTTTGAACTTAAATATTATTCAATCAGAGGTTTTAGTTTTTTTGATAGAAAATTCAATGAGGCTAAAAAATATTTTGTCTTCAAGTATAACAGATATAATTTAGGAATGATAAATATAGAATCGCAAACAGGTAAATCATCTAAAAAAGGTAAAGGGTCAGGTAGACCAAAAAGGCAAAAAATTACTCCTATTGAAATTGTAAAAAAGGAATGAGAAAAAATGCCTAAGGAACAATTGATTGAAATTTTAGAAATTTATAAAGACTCTTTTGATAGAAATAATATTGAAGTTGATATTTCTAAAATTAAGAAATCTTCACTTTCTACAAGAAAATTGGGCCTATGCTTTAATAAATCTAAGTCAACAATTCACAATCTAAAAACTAAAGAGCAGCAAACAAGAAAAAAATCTGTAAATACTAAATATGATGAATTAATAATTAAGTCATTTAAGAAAAATAAGGGTTTGTTTGGTAGAAAAAGATTGGAAAGTTATATTAGAACAAAATTCCAAATAGATCTAAATTATAGGACTATTGGTAGAGCGATGAGAAGATTAAACTTATTTTGTTTAATCAGAAGAAAGAAAATAGATAGAGAACAAAAGAACACAAACGTAAAATTTATAGATCTTGTTAATCGTGATTATCACGGAGAGACAAACCAAATAATTGCCACTGATGTTACTTATATTTCTGCACCAAAAGATTGCTTAAACAATTTTGTATTTTTATCTGTTGCGATTGATCACAAAAGCAAATTTGTTGTTAATTATAATCTTTCAAAAAGAAATGATTTAGAACTAGTAATGGAACATATGTCTAAAATCAAAATGGATAAAAAATGAATAGCTCATTCTGATCATGGTTTCCAATATTCTTCAAAAACTTATGTAGATTTAATTCAGAAAAACAATGGTGTTGTATCAATGGGTAGAGTAGGAAATTCTTTAGATAATAGAGAAGCAGAATATTTCTTTTCAATTTTAAAATCAGAATGTTTAAAATTAATCGATATTACAAAAATAAATTTTAATGAATTAAAATCACTGATTGATGATTTTGTGTTTTGATACAACAACGAAAGAATTCAATCAGTATTAAATTGAAAAACACCTCAAGAGTGTTGAGGTGTTTTAGTAAATTAA